From the genome of Chroococcidiopsis sp. SAG 2025:
GAATACCAGAAACAACTAACAATACTACTGGCAATATTTTCTCTAACAAAGAGAGCGAACCAAAAAAACAAGAAGCAGTAGTAACCGCAGAATCTTCTGATACAAGTATTGCCAAACCAGATATTCCTCGCCCCAAACCTAAGATCTCGCTTTGTGACAAATCTTCCGAAGCGGGCGGTGTCCGAATGGATTCGGACACATTAGCCGCGTCCGCCGCGCGAGCGACCGAGCCGTGGGAAGTTGCCCCTCTCCAACCATACCCCTACTTCTTGCAGTGGCGAGCACTGCATTACAAGAACCAAGGAGGACACTGGGCTGATTCTCCCCAGTCCAACGCCTATGCTGAGTTCTACAAAAATCGCTTCAAGACAGCAATACTGTGGCAGGAGTTTTTACAGTTCTACAACCTGGCGCTAGATAATGCCTTAGCGTTAGAGGCGGCAGGGATAGAAGTCAGGTTGCCTTCATGTTTGAGCGAAGTCCCAAGCACTAGCCCAGAAGAAGTGACTCAAAAAGCAAAAACTTTATCGAACCATCCGCAGCGACCGAGAGCGGAGATTGCACCAGTTCCCGACTTTAGCGCTCGTTTGAGTGCTTTAGTGCGGCAGCGAACTCTACCGCCAACACCAAAAAAACAGCAATTAACCGACTCGTTGCAGATGTATTTGGAGTGGTTGCACGGGCAAGAACCAGTTTTGGTGGAAGAGGCAAGGAAGAAATTGACGCGCCTGGTGATGGAACGCTCTGATCTGCTTGCCGATTGGGACGAGCGGGGGCGATTGATTGATATTGAGATTGTTGAAGATTGATTCGGGTTATTGGAGATCGCAAAGCTGCACCAAAGACGAGCAATAAGGGGAAAATTTAATGATTAGCGGCAATTCTTTTGTTGATGTTGTTCCTAGCGCCGAGCGTAATTGTGAGGCAGTTGGGCTACCGACAACGGTAACTTATTTGACACTGAATGAAATCCGCCGTGACGGGGGGACGCAGCCGAGAGCCGCCATTGACCTCAAGCACGTTAAGTTACTGGAAGAACAAATGGAAGACGGGCAAGAACTAGAACCCGTGACAGTGTTCTACGATGGCGAGTCGTATTGGCTAGCCGATGGCTATCATCGTTATTCTGCTCATCATAATCGAGAACTTGATGCAATCGCTTGCGTCATTCATCAAGGTACGAGACGCGATGCCGTCCTTTACTCGGTTGGAGCTAATGCCGAGAACAAACCCGCACTCCCCCGCTCTCGGGAAGATAAGCGCCGTGCCTTGATGACTCTACTTCAAGATCCCGAATGGGGACAGTGGAGCAACTACAGTATTGCCAAGACTTGCCGAGTGAACGAGAAAACCGTGCGGAATCTCCGCTCCTCTCTCACTACGGAAATCCGTAGTGAGAAATCGACTCGGATTTATAAAACCAAGCACGGTACAACTGCGACGATGACTACTGCCAGTATCGGCAAGCCGCACTCAACTCGATTGCCCGATCGCCATTGCGTAAAGTGTGACTCCACTGCTCAAGTGAAAGATAACGAACAAAAAAGATTTGTTGTGGGCGATGCCGAAGGCGGTTCGCTCCGCGACCATCGCGTTGTGGTGACGGACGACCATCCCCTGTTTCCCAATCGCTCTGGTATAATCTCTCAAATACCTAACCCTAATGCTGCTGTTGTGGAACTAGATACGGGAGAACGAGAATTGCTTGCCCTCAAATACTTAAGACCTGCAATCGCTCCACATTTAAAGCTCAATGTGGGTGGACTAGTAGAAATTCACGCTCCAGACAACGACAAGCTCGACGGTCGCATGGGGCGTATTGCCTCTGTGACACAATACAGCGTCGAGGTGTGGCTGCGCGATCTAAAAACGATGACGATGCACGGCTTGAGCTTGAAACCTCAGCAAGCAATCCCTTTGCCATCGGAACAAGAGCCGCAGATGCAAGAAATAAGCAATCGCCTGACCAAACTGCGCTCGTGCCAACTCGACCCATTTGAGCAAGAGATCTTGTCATTGTTAGAGCGTCCTGTCATTCTCACTCCAACCGAGTTGGAATACCTCACCCAGATCGAGAAGCGTTACGGAACTGTGTCGAATTAATACTTCAACTCAAATGCAACCGCGATCGCACTCTTAACCAAGATTACCAATGAAAGTGGAAGTGGCTCCTAGACAAGAGCGGATCGAGTCCTGTGTTGAAAGAGCTGATGAAGAAGGTTGTAGCTAATGGGAGAAAAATCAAACGACACCGAATATAGGGAGTCGGACACTGCGCGTAAGCGGTGCGTAGACGAAGTTATCGTCCTTCTCAGCCTACCAAAGTTACAGCGCGAAAACACTAAGGTAAGATCTTATACAAATAGTAACTAATTTAATTTCAAACAACAAAATTTTTTTGGAGAATTGCTATCGAAGCTAGAACTCAAGCAGCATTGGAGCAAGCTTATATTGCGCTTCAAGAGATTGTTGCTAACCTTTATAATGAAGTAGAACGAGCAATCGATAAAAATAACTATGACGATGCCAGTTTGTTACAGAGTCAAGCAGATAATCTTTATCAGGTAGCCGAAAATTTGGGAACTTTAATTATAGAGATAGAGTGATGGACGAGTTGAAGCTAAGAATTCGAGAATTGTCTGCTAGCGCTGCTTTCCTTAGCAAGCAGGCAATAGCAGCATTCAAACAAAGAGATTTTGCTCAGGGAAAGCAGTTGATGGCACAAGCAGTTTCAGCTTCAAAAGACTGCCAACGGCTAATCCAACAGTATCAGGAATCGGTAGGTGCTAATCCATAACTGACTTGTTGCAAAAGTTGTCGAGCGCGCTCGCCCTAGTCGCCCTTTGCATTTACGAGATGATGCACGACCGAGCTGAAAACACCAGAGACCAAACCCCTGCCACTAGAACGGGAACCGCAGCAGCTTGAGAGTGGCGCTTAAATTACTTAGCTGCGAGCGCATCTTGTGCAGGAGTAGCGAGTACGGTTGCGGCGAGCGTGTTTCTCTGTTAGGATTTCTCCCAACTGTACCTAATCCTAGTTTATCTGTTCTCCATACGATATCTTGTCATTTCTTACGCAAGAACACTGCTGTTTGCGCTGATGGTTACCCAATACAGAGATCTTGTTGTTTAGTTGCAAACAAATATAGCGAGCGATTGCGATGAACGCAGCGTATCGCATTTTTGTTAAGTAGTAAGCTAATGTAGTGATTTCAGATAGACAGAAAGTCGTGCTAATTTTATAATTTTCAGAACAGGAAAAGATACAATTTTTCAGTCAACATGTGCTTGATTTATTAAATGCCATGAAACAACAGTTGAAGGAAAAAAGAAATTGCTAGGGATTAAACTCAATCATTGCTATAGCTGTCATAAGTTTAAGGCCGCACTCAAACATCGATGCAATACCGCTTAATAACGCCGTCTTACACAAATCGAAGCAGAGACTCCACGGCTTATAGTTGTAGGTTCTCTGCTTCAATTTGTGTAAATTTTTAGTTTTACATTATTGTAGTTCAAGAATAAAAGTTAGGTAGGTTTTTTGCTAAATTTGAGTTAAACAGATTAAATTATTGCTAGGGTTGTAATATTACGAGCTTGCGCTTGCTATCCCATTTTTGTTTGCAGTTTACTCCCGGAGTCTAGCAATTTAATCTCGCACTGAACATAGCTCCTTAACAATCATAGTATGGAACAACAAAATTCTTTACCTTTACCGCCTGGTAGTTTCGGCTTACCTTTTGTTGGAGAAACTTTAAGTTTTATTTTAAATTCACAGCGATTTGCTGAAGAACGCCATCAAAAATACGGTTCTATTTTCAAAAGCACTATATTTGGTATGCCTACTGTCTTTGTTAAAGGAGCAGAAGCAAACCGATTTGTTCTGACCAACGAGAATAAATATTTTGTCAATAGCCTTCCTCCTAATACACAGTTGCTTCTTGGGGCTGCATCGCTCTCTTCACAACTAGGAGACGTACATCAGCATCGACGTAAACTTTTGTATCAAGCTTTCCAACCTCGCCTCTTGAGCGAATATTTAGTTGATATCGAAAATACAACTCAATATTATTGTCATAGATGGTTGGAAAAGAAAACCTTCGCTTGGTATCCAGAACTGAGAAAGTACACGTTTGATATCGCTTGTAAGTTTTTGATAGGACTCAATCGTGCATCGCAAACAAATCTAGGTCATCTATTTGAGACTTGGAGTGCCGGCTTGTTTTCGTTTTCTCCACCTTTGCCTTGGACAAAAGTCGGTCGTGCATTGCACAGTCGCAAACAGATACTCGACCAGCTGGAAACAATAGTTTATCAGGAACGGGGAAAAACAAACGAACAGAATAACAACGCCCTTTCAATTTTATTACAAGCATGCGACGAGCAAGGAAATCCCCT
Proteins encoded in this window:
- a CDS encoding ParB N-terminal domain-containing protein yields the protein MISGNSFVDVVPSAERNCEAVGLPTTVTYLTLNEIRRDGGTQPRAAIDLKHVKLLEEQMEDGQELEPVTVFYDGESYWLADGYHRYSAHHNRELDAIACVIHQGTRRDAVLYSVGANAENKPALPRSREDKRRALMTLLQDPEWGQWSNYSIAKTCRVNEKTVRNLRSSLTTEIRSEKSTRIYKTKHGTTATMTTASIGKPHSTRLPDRHCVKCDSTAQVKDNEQKRFVVGDAEGGSLRDHRVVVTDDHPLFPNRSGIISQIPNPNAAVVELDTGERELLALKYLRPAIAPHLKLNVGGLVEIHAPDNDKLDGRMGRIASVTQYSVEVWLRDLKTMTMHGLSLKPQQAIPLPSEQEPQMQEISNRLTKLRSCQLDPFEQEILSLLERPVILTPTELEYLTQIEKRYGTVSN
- a CDS encoding cytochrome P450; protein product: MEQQNSLPLPPGSFGLPFVGETLSFILNSQRFAEERHQKYGSIFKSTIFGMPTVFVKGAEANRFVLTNENKYFVNSLPPNTQLLLGAASLSSQLGDVHQHRRKLLYQAFQPRLLSEYLVDIENTTQYYCHRWLEKKTFAWYPELRKYTFDIACKFLIGLNRASQTNLGHLFETWSAGLFSFSPPLPWTKVGRALHSRKQILDQLETIVYQERGKTNEQNNNALSILLQACDEQGNPLNPEEIKDQILTLLFAGHETLTSALASFCLLLAQHPDVFSRCHAEVQEIIGMEKIDSDSLKELKYIEQVIHEVLRLIPPVGGGFRRVIQTCEFNGFQFPQGWNVIYQISQTHQDKSIYLDADRFNPDRFSSKNGADHKIPFSYLPFGGGMRECLGKELARLEMKLFAIHLVQNYTWKLLSSQSLKILLIPVPHPKDGLKVEFKKL